A window of Chitinophaga sp. MM2321 contains these coding sequences:
- a CDS encoding GNAT family N-acetyltransferase, with protein MIQTPRLHLLPCSLEHFESLLQGNDILADLLGITVPEGWTEYPEMVLVAYDKLRNNPSLFGWFFYLVIHREDKRLIGAGGFKGKPNHQGVVEMGYEISYDYREKGLGSEMALGLIRFAFGHSYVQKVIAHTEEEYNASVKILQKAGMRFVGTVKNKENEDLWEWEITREHYNER; from the coding sequence ATGATCCAAACACCTCGACTACACTTATTGCCTTGCTCCCTGGAGCACTTTGAATCGCTGTTACAAGGCAATGACATACTGGCCGACCTGCTTGGAATTACCGTTCCGGAAGGCTGGACAGAGTACCCGGAAATGGTACTAGTTGCTTATGATAAATTGCGCAATAACCCCTCCCTGTTCGGGTGGTTCTTTTACCTGGTTATTCACCGGGAAGATAAACGCCTGATCGGTGCTGGTGGCTTCAAAGGAAAGCCTAATCACCAGGGGGTGGTTGAAATGGGTTATGAAATATCATACGACTACCGCGAAAAGGGCCTTGGCTCCGAAATGGCACTGGGACTCATCCGGTTTGCCTTCGGTCATTCCTATGTACAAAAGGTAATTGCACATACGGAAGAAGAATACAATGCTTCGGTAAAAATATTACAAAAAGCAGGAATGCGTTTTGTAGGCACCGTCAAAAATAAAGAGAATGAAGACCTCTGGGAATGGGAAATTACCAGGGAACATTATAACGAAAGATAA
- the polA gene encoding DNA polymerase I: MQKKLFLLDAMALIYRAYYALIRNPRVTSTGRNTNAQFGFTTTLLDLINKEKPTHLAVAFDTHAPTERHTTFTDYKANRQDAPEDLLDALPDIKRIIDGFNIPVVELDGYEADDVIGTLAWQAADAGYTVYMVTPDKDYGQLVRDNIFIYKPPYMGSKEEIMGPKEVCEKWQIKDVHQVIDILGLMGDAVDNIPGIAGVGEKTAMKLLAQYGTLENVLANADAIGGKMGEKIKAGHDNAILSKELATIITDVPVTFHEENFCLTEIHKEKLTEIFTELEFKTLGKRILGDGFTSGNTAAPQTKVVQTDLFGNTTEEVIVIAETVEVATFMAPEKNIGNTPHNYILIDTPEKRADLLSQLLQQQEVSFDTETTGTDANEADIVGMSFSFIKGEAYYIPLPAAHEAARAIMHEFKPLFESETITLIGQNIKYDMLVLKWYGIDVTTTVFDTMLAHYLLEPEGRRSMDALSAQFLGYEPVSIESLIGKKGKGQGTMRDVEIEKIKEYAAEDADITLQLKETFAPMLPEKKVDKVFYEIENPLVSVLTDMEFEGIAIDTLALADYSRELETEIKRAEESVYEQAGVRFKLASPKQLGEVLFEKLQLDPKAKKTRTGQYATGEDVLQKLAHKHQIVEDILIFRELSKLKSTYVDALPLMQNKRTGRIHTSYNQAVAVTGRLSSNNPNLQNIPIRTDRGREVRKAFVPRNEEFVLLSADYSQIELRIIAAISEDKHMMEAFQQGIDIHAATAAKVYNVELDAVTPEMRRNSKSVNFGIIYGVSAFGLSENLSIPRSEAKMLIDNYFAQYPSIKQYMENQIKFAQVNGYVQTILGRKRWLKDINSSNAVVRGYAERNAINMPIQGTAADMIKLAMIAVHKEFKQRNLRSRMLLQVHDELVFDAHRSELEIIKPLIIDCMRNALPLSVPVEAEMGTGNNWLEAH, encoded by the coding sequence ATGCAAAAGAAATTATTTTTACTGGACGCTATGGCCCTGATTTACAGGGCTTATTACGCCCTGATCAGGAATCCCCGTGTTACCAGCACAGGGCGCAATACCAATGCGCAATTTGGCTTTACCACTACTTTACTGGATCTCATCAATAAAGAAAAACCCACTCACTTAGCCGTAGCATTTGATACGCATGCGCCTACTGAACGCCATACTACTTTCACCGATTATAAAGCCAACCGCCAGGATGCGCCGGAAGATCTGCTGGACGCCCTTCCTGATATAAAACGCATCATCGACGGGTTTAATATTCCGGTAGTGGAACTGGATGGTTATGAAGCGGATGATGTAATCGGCACCCTGGCCTGGCAGGCTGCTGACGCAGGTTACACCGTGTATATGGTTACCCCCGATAAAGATTACGGACAACTGGTAAGGGATAATATCTTCATTTACAAGCCGCCATACATGGGCAGCAAGGAAGAGATCATGGGGCCCAAAGAAGTATGTGAAAAATGGCAGATCAAAGATGTACACCAGGTAATTGATATTTTAGGATTGATGGGAGATGCGGTGGATAATATCCCCGGTATCGCCGGTGTTGGAGAAAAAACAGCCATGAAGCTCCTGGCGCAATACGGCACCCTCGAAAATGTACTGGCCAATGCGGATGCGATAGGCGGTAAAATGGGGGAGAAGATCAAAGCGGGTCACGACAACGCCATCCTTTCTAAAGAACTGGCTACCATCATCACAGATGTACCGGTAACCTTTCATGAGGAAAATTTCTGCCTCACTGAAATTCATAAGGAAAAGCTGACAGAGATCTTCACTGAACTGGAATTTAAAACCCTGGGTAAAAGAATCCTGGGCGATGGATTTACTTCCGGAAACACTGCCGCGCCCCAAACAAAAGTAGTACAAACAGACCTCTTCGGTAATACCACCGAAGAAGTGATTGTAATAGCAGAAACAGTGGAGGTGGCCACCTTCATGGCACCGGAAAAAAATATCGGCAATACCCCGCATAACTATATACTGATTGATACCCCCGAAAAAAGAGCGGACCTGCTGTCGCAACTATTGCAACAGCAAGAAGTTTCTTTCGACACAGAAACCACGGGAACCGATGCCAACGAAGCAGATATAGTAGGCATGAGCTTTTCCTTTATAAAAGGAGAAGCCTACTACATTCCTTTGCCGGCAGCACATGAAGCCGCCCGCGCTATCATGCACGAATTCAAACCACTTTTTGAAAGTGAAACCATCACCCTCATCGGACAGAATATCAAATATGATATGCTGGTTCTCAAGTGGTATGGCATTGATGTTACCACCACCGTATTTGATACGATGCTGGCCCATTACCTGTTGGAGCCGGAAGGCCGCCGCAGCATGGACGCACTGAGCGCCCAGTTCCTTGGATACGAACCCGTATCCATTGAATCGCTCATCGGGAAAAAAGGGAAAGGCCAGGGCACTATGCGGGATGTGGAAATTGAAAAGATCAAAGAATATGCGGCGGAAGATGCAGACATCACCCTGCAACTGAAAGAAACCTTTGCCCCCATGCTTCCCGAAAAGAAAGTGGACAAAGTATTCTACGAAATAGAAAATCCGCTTGTAAGCGTACTCACAGATATGGAGTTTGAAGGTATCGCTATCGATACCCTTGCACTGGCAGACTATTCCCGCGAACTGGAAACAGAAATAAAACGCGCCGAAGAAAGTGTATATGAACAAGCTGGTGTAAGATTCAAACTGGCCTCCCCCAAACAACTGGGCGAAGTATTGTTTGAAAAATTACAACTGGACCCGAAAGCAAAAAAAACACGTACCGGCCAATATGCTACCGGTGAAGATGTGCTACAGAAGCTGGCGCACAAGCATCAGATCGTAGAAGACATCCTCATTTTCCGCGAGCTGAGTAAGCTCAAATCCACCTACGTAGATGCGTTGCCGTTAATGCAGAATAAACGCACCGGCCGCATACACACATCCTACAATCAGGCGGTGGCGGTAACGGGTCGTTTAAGCTCCAACAATCCTAATTTACAGAACATTCCTATCCGTACGGACAGGGGCCGGGAAGTGCGCAAAGCCTTCGTTCCGCGCAACGAGGAATTTGTGCTGCTATCGGCAGATTACTCACAGATTGAGTTGCGGATCATTGCCGCCATCAGCGAAGACAAGCACATGATGGAAGCCTTTCAACAGGGCATAGATATCCATGCTGCTACGGCTGCCAAAGTGTATAATGTAGAACTGGACGCAGTTACCCCGGAAATGCGCCGCAATTCCAAAAGTGTGAACTTCGGTATCATCTACGGCGTGAGTGCATTTGGTTTGTCCGAAAACCTCAGCATTCCCCGCAGCGAAGCCAAAATGCTGATAGACAATTACTTCGCGCAGTATCCATCCATTAAACAATACATGGAGAACCAGATTAAATTTGCACAGGTTAACGGCTACGTACAAACGATATTGGGCAGAAAACGCTGGTTAAAAGATATCAACTCCTCCAATGCCGTTGTGCGCGGATACGCAGAAAGGAACGCCATCAATATGCCGATCCAGGGTACAGCTGCCGATATGATCAAACTGGCCATGATTGCGGTTCACAAGGAATTTAAACAGCGCAATCTCCGCTCCCGCATGCTCCTGCAGGTGCATGATGAGTTGGTTTTTGATGCACATCGCTCAGAATTGGAAATAATTAAACCCCTTATAATAGACTGTATGCGTAATGCCCTCCCGTTGTCCGTTCCGGTAGAGGCGGAAATGGGAACAGGCAATAACTGGCTCGAAGCACATTAG
- a CDS encoding ArsC/Spx/MgsR family protein, with the protein MNKIYHLSTCSTCKKILEEIKAKDRGFILQDIKKEKITPAQLEEMHALAGSYEALFSRRSQQYRPMGLHEKQLTESDYRDLILQEYSFLKRPVGIAGNRIYVGSETKNI; encoded by the coding sequence ATGAATAAGATATATCATTTGTCTACCTGTAGCACCTGTAAGAAAATCCTGGAAGAAATAAAGGCGAAAGACCGGGGATTTATTTTGCAGGACATCAAGAAAGAAAAGATCACACCGGCACAACTGGAGGAGATGCATGCACTGGCAGGCAGCTATGAAGCCTTGTTTAGCCGGAGGTCGCAACAATACCGCCCCATGGGATTACATGAAAAGCAACTGACAGAAAGTGATTACCGCGACCTGATATTACAGGAATATTCTTTTCTTAAACGGCCTGTAGGTATTGCCGGCAACAGGATCTATGTGGGAAGCGAAACGAAGAATATTTAG
- a CDS encoding glycosyltransferase: MSTILTPAKILIAPLDWGLGHATRDIPLIHEMLNAGCEVFIAAEGKHAALLQQEFPRITILPLPGYRIQYAQKGKFFGLKIVQQIPKIYLSVKNEQRWLKKVVDTHKINAVISDNRFGLYHKDIPTVFITHQLLIKTPFGGWMERALQKINYRFIRKYGSCWIPDFAGDNNLSGELAHPAELPPNTTYIGCLSRFEPQPSVTKKYDLLVLISGPEPQRSNLETLILDQIRTLPITALIVSGKPGLPQHEQITPGITQVNHLNAKELNDAMLASDMVLSRSGYTTLMDLAKLNKKAILIPTPGQSEQVYLGEYLMEKGYFYSIAQEDFALQPALDAAAAFPFRSFHHEDMDQYKAVVQQFIKHLDI, from the coding sequence TTGTCCACAATCCTGACACCCGCAAAAATTTTAATAGCGCCCCTGGATTGGGGCCTCGGACACGCCACCCGCGATATTCCCCTGATCCATGAAATGCTAAACGCAGGTTGCGAAGTATTTATTGCAGCAGAAGGTAAACACGCCGCACTGCTACAACAGGAATTTCCCCGGATCACCATATTACCACTGCCCGGATACCGCATCCAGTATGCACAGAAAGGGAAATTTTTCGGACTGAAGATCGTCCAACAAATTCCGAAAATCTATCTGTCTGTAAAAAACGAGCAACGTTGGCTGAAAAAAGTGGTCGATACACACAAAATCAATGCAGTCATCTCTGATAATCGCTTTGGCCTCTATCATAAAGATATTCCAACCGTTTTCATTACACACCAGCTACTTATCAAAACACCCTTTGGTGGCTGGATGGAACGCGCCCTGCAAAAAATAAATTATCGCTTTATCCGTAAATACGGCTCCTGCTGGATTCCTGATTTCGCAGGTGACAACAACCTCTCCGGTGAACTGGCACATCCTGCGGAGTTGCCGCCAAATACCACCTATATCGGCTGTCTCAGTCGCTTTGAGCCGCAACCATCCGTCACAAAAAAGTATGATCTGCTGGTGCTGATCTCCGGTCCGGAACCGCAACGCTCCAACCTGGAAACGCTGATCCTTGACCAGATTCGCACCCTGCCCATTACGGCACTGATCGTAAGTGGCAAACCTGGCTTACCGCAACATGAACAGATTACACCCGGCATAACACAAGTAAACCACCTCAATGCCAAAGAGTTAAACGACGCCATGCTGGCTTCTGACATGGTATTGAGCCGCTCCGGTTATACCACACTCATGGACCTCGCAAAACTAAATAAGAAAGCAATCCTCATTCCTACACCCGGTCAGTCGGAACAGGTTTATCTCGGTGAATACCTGATGGAAAAAGGATATTTTTATTCCATTGCTCAGGAAGACTTTGCGCTGCAACCAGCCCTGGACGCTGCTGCCGCCTTCCCCTTCCGCTCTTTCCACCATGAGGATATGGATCAGTATAAGGCGGTGGTGCAGCAATTCATAAAGCATTTGGACATTTAA
- a CDS encoding formimidoylglutamase has protein sequence MADFSHLQDFLQPVSKAFLNDDQEYDAYQVGGTIDVYEDHHQPDLDAADIVLLGVGEERGSASGKTDTGGPDAIRREFFRLYNWHRDIKLADVGNLRSGAFLADAYAAMKTVIAELLQANKTVIILGGSHDLTYAQYKAYASQQLIIEATVADALIDLQEESPLRSERFLMDMLTEQPNYLRHYNHLGFQSYFVHPRMLETLDKLRFDCFRLGRIRENMEEAEPVLRHSDMFSLDINIVRHTDAPANHLSPNGFSGEETCSLARYAGMSSRLTSFGIYGYRPEKDKEQLTARQISQMLWYFMDGRAVKNKEALLDDRDAFWEFHIAFSDIETVFLKSKKTGRWWMQLPDREFVPCAYNDYLLASNNEMPERWLRHQERL, from the coding sequence ATGGCCGATTTTTCGCACTTGCAGGATTTTTTACAACCTGTTTCCAAGGCATTTCTTAATGACGACCAGGAGTATGATGCTTACCAGGTTGGAGGCACCATTGATGTTTATGAAGATCATCATCAACCGGATCTGGATGCGGCTGATATTGTATTACTCGGCGTTGGAGAAGAAAGAGGTAGTGCTTCCGGTAAAACGGATACCGGTGGCCCTGATGCCATCCGCCGTGAATTTTTCAGACTCTACAACTGGCACCGGGATATTAAACTCGCAGACGTTGGTAATCTGCGCTCCGGCGCTTTCCTGGCAGATGCCTATGCTGCCATGAAAACAGTGATCGCAGAATTGTTGCAAGCCAACAAAACCGTCATTATCCTGGGAGGATCACACGACCTCACCTATGCGCAATACAAGGCTTATGCGTCGCAGCAACTGATTATTGAAGCTACCGTAGCTGATGCCCTGATAGATTTGCAGGAAGAGTCTCCCTTGCGCAGTGAACGCTTTTTAATGGATATGCTTACAGAGCAGCCCAACTATCTACGTCACTACAATCATCTTGGTTTTCAAAGTTATTTTGTTCATCCACGCATGCTGGAAACACTGGATAAATTACGCTTTGATTGTTTCCGCCTTGGCCGCATCCGCGAAAATATGGAAGAGGCAGAACCCGTGTTGCGCCATTCAGATATGTTTAGCCTGGATATCAATATTGTCCGGCATACGGATGCACCGGCCAACCACCTTTCGCCGAATGGATTCAGTGGCGAAGAAACCTGCTCCCTGGCCCGTTATGCAGGCATGAGCAGCCGGCTTACTTCTTTCGGCATCTACGGATACCGCCCGGAAAAAGATAAAGAACAACTTACCGCCAGACAGATCTCACAAATGCTGTGGTATTTTATGGACGGTCGGGCTGTGAAAAATAAAGAAGCCCTGCTGGATGACCGTGATGCTTTCTGGGAGTTTCATATAGCCTTCTCCGATATAGAAACCGTATTTCTGAAAAGCAAAAAAACAGGCCGCTGGTGGATGCAATTACCAGACAGGGAATTTGTTCCATGCGCTTATAACGACTACCTCCTGGCCAGTAACAACGAAATGCCCGAGAGATGGTTGCGGCACCAGGAAAGACTCTAA
- a CDS encoding lysozyme inhibitor LprI family protein, whose product MKSLFMALLLMAGSFTGFAQSQAEMNKQAAQEYKDVDKKMNTVYQLILKDYAANKTFINNFKDAQRLWVQLRDAQLKAMYPESAKSYGSVFPMCKANYLAELTNQRLDAIKVWINDTPQGDVCTGSINVKQ is encoded by the coding sequence ATGAAATCACTTTTCATGGCGCTTTTACTGATGGCCGGCAGCTTTACCGGATTTGCGCAGTCACAGGCGGAGATGAACAAACAGGCCGCACAGGAATACAAGGACGTTGATAAAAAGATGAATACTGTTTACCAGCTGATCCTGAAAGACTATGCCGCCAACAAAACATTTATCAACAACTTCAAGGATGCACAACGGTTGTGGGTGCAGTTGAGAGATGCCCAACTGAAAGCCATGTATCCCGAATCTGCCAAAAGTTATGGAAGTGTTTTCCCGATGTGTAAGGCCAATTACCTCGCGGAGCTTACCAACCAGCGCCTCGATGCCATAAAAGTTTGGATCAATGATACCCCGCAGGGTGACGTATGTACCGGGTCGATTAATGTGAAGCAATAG
- a CDS encoding class I SAM-dependent methyltransferase, translating to MENESIYLAANKTLWNKCTPVHVTSAFYNVAGFVNGNNSLNSIELELLGDVQGKKILHLQCHFGQDTLSLARMGANTTGIDLSDAAIAEANTLAAQLQLQDKARFICCDLYSLPAHLQGTFDIVFTSYGTIGWLPDLDKWAGVVNHFLKPGGQFIMADFHPVMWMFDDSFTSIRYNYFNTTTIVEEVAGTYTDGGSDLKSVSYSWNHSLSEITGSLTGKGLQIQVFREYNYSPYNCFSNMVEKNSRFYIKGMEEKLPMVYAFKFFKPD from the coding sequence ATGGAAAATGAATCAATCTATCTGGCGGCCAATAAAACACTTTGGAATAAATGTACCCCCGTTCACGTTACCTCCGCTTTTTACAACGTAGCAGGATTTGTGAATGGCAATAATTCGCTCAATAGTATAGAGCTGGAATTACTGGGGGATGTACAAGGTAAAAAGATACTTCACCTGCAATGCCACTTCGGACAGGATACGCTTTCACTGGCCAGGATGGGTGCAAACACAACAGGGATAGACCTTTCAGACGCCGCTATCGCCGAAGCCAATACCCTCGCCGCACAATTGCAACTACAGGATAAAGCCCGCTTCATTTGCTGTGACCTCTACAGTTTACCCGCGCACCTGCAAGGTACTTTTGATATCGTATTCACTTCTTACGGCACCATCGGATGGCTGCCTGATCTCGACAAGTGGGCCGGTGTGGTGAATCATTTCCTAAAACCCGGCGGACAATTTATCATGGCCGATTTTCATCCGGTGATGTGGATGTTTGATGATAGCTTTACTTCCATCCGTTATAACTATTTCAATACAACAACGATTGTGGAAGAAGTAGCCGGCACGTATACAGATGGCGGATCAGATCTCAAAAGTGTTTCCTATTCCTGGAACCACTCTCTGTCTGAAATCACCGGATCGCTTACTGGTAAAGGGTTACAGATACAGGTGTTTCGTGAATATAATTATTCTCCCTACAACTGTTTCAGTAACATGGTAGAAAAAAACAGCCGCTTTTACATCAAAGGAATGGAAGAAAAACTGCCGATGGTATATGCATTTAAATTCTTTAAACCCGATTGA
- a CDS encoding pitrilysin family protein, whose protein sequence is MNRTIPPSIKDAVEFNITLKPYEKFTLDNGIPVYVIKSDEQETLQLELVFPAGSWYESESLEATATNFLMKSGTSKHTAQEINESIDYHGAYLNRNAYHENATYTLHCLSKHTEVLLPVLQEVILDPIFPEEELNLYKQNQKQKLAVNLQKCDFVANRFIDKYLFGEFHPYGRVSSMMAYDALQTETLRGFYKKHYTYNNCRIFVAGHMPDNMVELLNKYFGSTPWNGDSRLTKLDLLIQPAEERKFRIFNDENGVQGAVRLARPFPNRYHPDFPKMLVLNTIMGGYFGSRLMSNIREDKGYTYGIYSQLYNFRQTSAINIQTEAGRDVCEATIEEVYKELLKLQNEPVPKEELDLVRNYMIGSVLGDLDGAFQLIQRWKNLILNDLDEHYFYNNIRTIKTITAEELQQLAKQYYSPGDFYELVVI, encoded by the coding sequence ATGAACAGAACCATTCCTCCTTCCATTAAAGATGCTGTGGAGTTTAATATAACGCTGAAACCGTACGAAAAATTTACACTGGACAACGGTATCCCCGTTTATGTGATAAAGTCGGATGAACAGGAGACACTTCAACTGGAGCTGGTATTTCCTGCCGGCAGCTGGTATGAAAGTGAAAGCCTGGAAGCTACTGCTACCAACTTCCTGATGAAGAGTGGCACCAGCAAACACACAGCCCAGGAAATAAATGAAAGCATCGACTACCACGGCGCTTACCTGAACCGTAATGCCTATCATGAAAATGCAACGTATACACTGCACTGTCTTAGCAAACATACAGAAGTACTGTTGCCGGTATTACAGGAAGTAATCCTGGACCCCATATTTCCGGAAGAAGAACTAAATCTCTACAAACAGAATCAGAAACAAAAACTGGCTGTTAATCTTCAGAAATGTGACTTTGTTGCTAATCGCTTTATTGATAAATACCTGTTTGGCGAATTTCATCCATACGGCCGCGTAAGCAGCATGATGGCTTACGATGCACTGCAAACAGAAACCCTGCGTGGCTTTTACAAAAAGCATTACACTTACAATAACTGTCGCATTTTTGTAGCAGGACACATGCCGGACAACATGGTTGAACTGCTGAATAAATATTTCGGTAGTACGCCCTGGAACGGAGATTCCCGGCTCACCAAACTGGATCTGCTGATCCAGCCGGCTGAAGAGAGAAAGTTCCGCATCTTCAATGATGAAAATGGCGTACAGGGTGCTGTACGGCTGGCGCGGCCTTTCCCCAACCGTTACCATCCCGACTTCCCAAAAATGCTTGTACTGAATACCATAATGGGCGGCTATTTCGGATCGAGATTGATGAGTAATATCAGGGAAGACAAAGGCTACACCTACGGGATCTATTCGCAACTCTATAACTTCAGGCAAACCAGCGCCATCAACATCCAGACCGAAGCCGGCAGGGATGTTTGTGAAGCCACTATTGAAGAAGTGTATAAAGAGTTATTGAAGCTGCAAAATGAACCGGTGCCGAAAGAAGAACTGGACCTGGTACGCAACTATATGATCGGCTCTGTTTTAGGTGACCTGGATGGCGCATTTCAGTTGATCCAGCGTTGGAAAAACCTGATCCTCAATGATCTGGACGAACATTATTTCTACAATAATATCCGCACTATTAAAACGATTACCGCAGAAGAATTACAACAGCTGGCGAAGCAATATTATTCGCCAGGCGATTTTTATGAGCTGGTAGTTATTTAA
- a CDS encoding pitrilysin family protein: MIHYNKFTLANGLRVIVHEDHTTPMAVLNVLYDVGARDENPEQTGFAHLFEHLMFGGSINIPEYDEPLQMAGGENNAYTTSDLTNYYIQLPAENIETAFWLESDRMLSLAFGEKSLDVQRKVVSEEFKEHYINKPYGDVWHKMRELAYSTHPYRWMTIGKELSHIENATLEDVKAFFFKFYRPANAIISVGGNITTEQVKVLAEKWFGDIPSGDKYLRNLPAEPPQPAPHKLEIKAKVPLDALYKCYHMYAREDKRYYAADLISDILGGGSSSRLHQVLVKEKKMFSNIDCYHFGSLDAGLLTIEGKLVKGVKMKDAEKAIQIELEKLQSEIITDRELQKVKNRVESMLAFEDMSLLNRANNLAFYELLGDAALMNKEFDNYEVVTAAEIHQEAKLLFDEKNSNTIYYYAEN; this comes from the coding sequence ATGATTCACTATAATAAATTTACGTTAGCTAATGGGCTGCGGGTAATCGTTCACGAGGACCATACCACTCCCATGGCTGTACTAAACGTACTGTACGACGTAGGAGCGAGAGATGAAAATCCGGAACAGACAGGCTTTGCTCACTTATTTGAACACCTGATGTTTGGAGGGTCCATTAATATCCCGGAATATGATGAACCCTTGCAGATGGCGGGCGGAGAAAACAACGCCTACACCACCAGTGATCTTACCAACTACTATATTCAGCTCCCGGCAGAAAATATTGAAACCGCCTTCTGGCTGGAAAGTGACCGGATGTTGTCGCTCGCATTTGGCGAAAAAAGCCTGGATGTACAACGTAAGGTCGTTTCTGAAGAGTTTAAGGAACACTACATCAACAAACCATATGGTGATGTATGGCATAAAATGCGCGAGCTGGCCTACTCCACACATCCTTATCGCTGGATGACCATAGGGAAAGAACTATCACATATTGAAAACGCTACCCTGGAAGATGTAAAAGCCTTTTTCTTTAAATTTTACAGACCAGCCAACGCGATCATTTCAGTAGGAGGCAACATCACCACCGAACAGGTGAAAGTACTGGCAGAGAAGTGGTTTGGCGACATTCCTTCCGGTGATAAATATCTCCGTAACCTGCCGGCAGAACCGCCGCAACCAGCGCCGCATAAACTGGAAATAAAAGCTAAAGTACCCCTGGACGCATTGTATAAATGCTACCACATGTATGCCCGTGAGGACAAACGCTATTATGCTGCTGATCTTATCTCCGATATCCTCGGTGGTGGCAGTTCTTCCCGCTTACACCAGGTACTGGTAAAAGAGAAAAAAATGTTCAGCAATATCGACTGTTATCATTTCGGCAGCCTGGATGCCGGTTTACTCACCATCGAAGGCAAACTGGTGAAAGGCGTAAAAATGAAAGATGCCGAAAAAGCTATTCAGATAGAACTGGAAAAACTGCAAAGTGAAATCATCACCGACAGAGAATTGCAGAAAGTAAAGAACCGCGTTGAAAGTATGCTCGCTTTTGAAGACATGAGCTTACTCAATCGTGCCAACAACCTCGCATTTTATGAACTGCTCGGCGATGCCGCATTAATGAACAAGGAATTTGATAACTACGAAGTAGTTACCGCAGCAGAAATACACCAGGAAGCAAAGCTGCTTTTTGATGAGAAAAATTCCAACACTATTTACTATTACGCCGAAAACTAA
- a CDS encoding retropepsin-like aspartic protease: MWRFLGIVIVFFCHAVVPAGAQRKNTSAEVDNKKPVAVIPFKLIDKHVVIPVLLSGSIDTLHFIFDSGAEVTILHTRIAEKLQLKSGREAFMSGSNNGMIKVPVTTLNALYLKEIRLPYVSAYLENLDALGPIDGVIGVALLKSYIVKIDYRQQQITLFRNGKTPIGNTGRLLHFQLNFSTPVIDAAIQLPDGRSLPGHYHVTTGGDYGILFNWAYVDKNKLNTALPTIDTDKVQDMIKILYYINSSIPLLQLGGHDIKNVPVSYCKDVDDVGVFTEVAGAIGYDIWKQFTLTINYNKKELYLE, translated from the coding sequence ATGTGGCGTTTCTTAGGGATTGTAATTGTGTTTTTCTGCCATGCTGTAGTACCTGCCGGTGCACAGCGTAAAAATACGTCTGCGGAAGTGGACAATAAGAAACCCGTAGCGGTGATCCCTTTCAAACTGATAGATAAACATGTTGTCATCCCGGTACTCCTTTCCGGGAGCATTGATACCCTTCATTTTATTTTTGATTCCGGCGCGGAAGTCACCATCCTGCATACACGTATCGCCGAAAAATTACAGCTAAAAAGTGGGCGGGAAGCCTTTATGAGCGGTAGCAACAACGGCATGATTAAAGTGCCGGTAACTACTTTAAACGCCCTTTACCTGAAAGAAATACGGCTCCCTTACGTCAGCGCCTATCTCGAAAACCTGGATGCACTGGGACCTATAGACGGCGTGATAGGCGTAGCTTTGCTCAAATCCTACATCGTAAAAATAGACTACCGGCAACAGCAAATAACCCTGTTCCGTAACGGTAAAACGCCTATTGGCAATACCGGCCGGCTGCTTCACTTTCAGCTCAATTTCAGCACACCGGTCATTGATGCCGCTATCCAATTGCCTGATGGCCGCTCCTTACCCGGGCACTATCACGTCACCACCGGCGGAGATTATGGCATCCTGTTTAACTGGGCTTATGTAGATAAAAACAAACTCAACACCGCCTTACCCACCATCGATACAGACAAGGTGCAGGATATGATAAAGATCCTCTACTATATCAACAGCAGCATTCCCTTACTCCAGCTGGGCGGACATGATATCAAAAATGTTCCCGTCAGTTATTGCAAAGATGTAGACGATGTAGGCGTATTTACAGAAGTGGCCGGCGCTATTGGCTACGATATCTGGAAACAGTTTACCCTCACAATCAACTACAACAAAAAAGAACTCTATCTGGAATAA